A portion of the Paenibacillus marchantiae genome contains these proteins:
- a CDS encoding PucR family transcriptional regulator: MKTTGITLKELLNIPILSKAKVISGHQGLDRVVRFVDIMEVPDLQGWLREGMLMLTTAYSIRDNPGLLGELIYTLNEAGAAALAIKPARFLKEIPKEAVAASNDCGLPIIEIPPEIPYMDITQPVMELVLDRQAALLRRSEEVYRTLMTMVLENSGIQAVGDNVAELLQAPVGVIDNAGQIIVSSPPDYDWKEAVDPLVWEINLDRRKVARLLVDKDSLDEMEQVGIEQARLVLSLELMRNKVAEDTELRLRGNFIDELLTPPLLLPHEAESRGRKLGMNPEHLWEVAVMEGETAPDEDLLTELLGQEARKRRVAPHIEFRTNRAVLFLPTPESRDTAWKDDVQSWSDTIGLWLEDPANKLGQFRTGVGTQVPLWNMHQSYGEARNALLVSSRLSGGRTTRFEDVEVYHLLSETANEPGFAALFERKLGKLRAYDDEHSGDLLRTFFYYLESRGSLIETANRLYIHRNSVKYRLERIRDITGFDLNHPREQFVCHLCLVYYYMKQDKQEV; the protein is encoded by the coding sequence TTGAAAACGACAGGTATAACACTAAAAGAACTGTTGAATATTCCTATACTCAGCAAGGCCAAAGTCATTAGTGGGCACCAAGGATTGGATCGGGTTGTACGGTTCGTGGATATTATGGAGGTGCCGGATCTGCAAGGATGGTTGCGAGAAGGCATGCTTATGCTGACGACAGCCTATTCGATTCGTGATAATCCCGGCTTGCTCGGAGAACTAATCTATACGCTTAATGAAGCAGGGGCGGCTGCTTTGGCCATCAAGCCTGCGCGTTTTCTCAAAGAAATCCCGAAAGAAGCCGTTGCAGCCAGTAATGACTGTGGTCTGCCCATCATTGAAATTCCTCCGGAGATACCCTACATGGATATTACGCAACCTGTTATGGAATTGGTACTGGATCGACAGGCCGCACTTCTCCGCAGGTCAGAGGAAGTATATCGGACACTGATGACAATGGTACTTGAAAACAGCGGAATTCAGGCGGTGGGGGACAATGTCGCCGAGCTGCTTCAGGCACCTGTGGGTGTTATCGACAATGCTGGTCAGATAATTGTGTCTTCACCGCCGGATTATGACTGGAAAGAAGCGGTGGACCCACTCGTATGGGAGATAAATCTGGATCGGCGGAAGGTTGCCCGACTGCTGGTGGACAAGGACTCCCTGGATGAAATGGAACAAGTCGGCATTGAGCAAGCCAGATTAGTATTATCCCTGGAATTGATGAGAAACAAGGTGGCGGAAGATACCGAATTACGTCTTCGAGGCAATTTCATTGACGAACTGCTGACACCGCCTCTGCTGTTGCCACATGAAGCCGAATCAAGAGGCCGCAAGCTTGGCATGAATCCGGAGCATTTATGGGAAGTAGCTGTGATGGAAGGGGAGACTGCTCCGGATGAAGACCTATTGACCGAATTGCTTGGTCAGGAGGCCAGAAAACGGAGGGTAGCGCCTCATATTGAGTTTCGGACCAACAGGGCAGTGCTCTTCTTGCCAACACCGGAGTCCCGGGATACGGCATGGAAGGATGACGTTCAATCCTGGTCTGATACGATTGGGCTATGGCTCGAAGATCCGGCTAACAAGCTTGGACAATTCAGGACAGGCGTAGGCACCCAGGTTCCACTTTGGAATATGCATCAAAGCTATGGCGAGGCCAGAAATGCACTGCTGGTATCCTCCCGCTTGTCGGGTGGGCGTACAACCCGGTTTGAGGATGTGGAGGTATATCATTTGTTGAGCGAAACGGCGAATGAACCAGGTTTTGCGGCATTGTTTGAGCGGAAACTGGGGAAATTGCGTGCTTATGATGATGAACACAGTGGGGATTTGCTGCGTACGTTTTTTTATTATCTGGAGAGCCGGGGCAGCTTGATCGAGACAGCAAATCGCCTCTATATTCACCGGAATTCCGTGAAATACCGACTGGAGCGAATACGGGATATTACGGGCTTCGACCTGAATCATCCGCGTGAACAATTTGTCTGTCATCTGTGTCTTGTGTACTACTACATGAAGCAGGATAAACAAGAGGTGTAG
- a CDS encoding ABC transporter permease: protein MFAYTLRRLLQMIPALIGIVVITFILSRVLPGDPAIVMAGEQATDDVIAKIRMDMGLDKPLFVQFFSYVGQLLQGNLGFAYHTGHPVLSDFATRFPATIELTLASVIIAICVAIPVGIIAATRKESFIDHISRVFSLIGACVPIFWLGLLFIYIFYSILGWAPAPMGRISGDLNPPTHITGLYVVDSLMTGDMVALKSSLAHLLLPAICLSTGTMAIVARMTRSSMLEVIGQDYVRTARAKGLSETAVVGKHSLINALIPTLTVLGLQFGGLLGGAVITETIFSWPGVGGYVTDSILAADYAPIQAFTLVSAILFSFINLAVDLVYGLIDPRIRYE from the coding sequence TTGTTTGCTTACACGCTCCGAAGGCTGCTGCAGATGATTCCGGCGCTGATCGGCATTGTGGTGATTACCTTCATTCTGTCCCGTGTTCTTCCGGGAGATCCCGCCATTGTCATGGCTGGCGAACAGGCCACGGATGATGTCATTGCCAAAATCCGAATGGACATGGGATTGGACAAGCCATTATTTGTACAGTTTTTTAGTTACGTGGGACAGTTGCTTCAAGGGAATCTGGGATTCGCCTACCATACCGGTCATCCGGTACTGAGTGATTTCGCTACCCGCTTTCCGGCAACCATTGAGCTGACGTTGGCCAGTGTGATTATAGCCATCTGTGTTGCGATTCCGGTAGGCATTATCGCTGCAACTCGAAAAGAATCCTTTATCGACCACATCTCCAGGGTGTTCTCACTGATTGGAGCATGTGTACCAATTTTCTGGCTGGGACTGCTGTTTATTTACATCTTCTATTCCATCCTCGGCTGGGCTCCAGCTCCAATGGGACGCATCAGCGGAGACCTCAATCCACCGACGCATATCACCGGATTGTACGTGGTAGACAGTCTTATGACCGGAGATATGGTTGCACTCAAAAGCAGTCTTGCGCATTTGCTGCTTCCGGCCATCTGCCTCAGCACAGGGACAATGGCGATTGTAGCGCGTATGACCAGGTCCAGCATGCTGGAAGTCATCGGACAGGATTATGTACGTACCGCACGAGCCAAGGGCTTGAGCGAAACCGCGGTCGTTGGCAAACACTCCCTGATCAATGCTCTGATTCCCACGTTGACCGTTCTTGGCCTTCAGTTCGGCGGATTACTCGGTGGTGCGGTGATCACGGAAACAATCTTTTCCTGGCCCGGCGTCGGCGGTTATGTGACAGATTCGATTCTGGCTGCCGATTATGCACCAATTCAGGCATTCACACTGGTAAGTGCCATTCTGTTCAGCTTTATAAATTTGGCGGTGGATCTGGTCTATGGATTGATTGATCCACGAATCCGTTATGAATAG
- a CDS encoding ABC transporter permease, with the protein MGTKPAPAVVPKPKTFLRLLLRNRLAAIGLAFIVMWTVIAAIAPWIAPYDPYVTNTAVKLESPSGGHWFGTDNYGRDILSRVLYGARISIWTGLIAVSISFVIGVPLGGIAAYYGGRTGNIIMRVMDVLLAFPSLVLSMAIAASIGNGLTSAMIAVGIVGIPEFARLMYGQTVSLREKEYVEASRAIGVRDRVILFRHILPNALAPLLVQATLGMGFAILTASSLSFLGLGVKPPTAEWGAMISEGREYIISGQWWLVTFPGLAIATSILGFNLLGDGFRDVLDPRLRSGK; encoded by the coding sequence ATGGGAACCAAACCTGCACCAGCGGTTGTTCCCAAACCCAAAACCTTTCTGAGATTGTTGCTCCGCAATCGGCTCGCTGCTATTGGTCTAGCCTTTATAGTCATGTGGACTGTCATCGCAGCTATTGCCCCCTGGATTGCCCCTTATGATCCGTACGTGACGAATACGGCTGTGAAGCTGGAATCCCCATCAGGTGGTCACTGGTTTGGTACGGATAACTATGGTCGTGACATTCTGAGTCGTGTTCTGTATGGCGCCAGAATCAGCATCTGGACAGGCTTGATTGCCGTCAGCATCTCGTTTGTCATCGGGGTTCCGCTAGGCGGAATTGCTGCTTACTACGGCGGACGTACTGGCAATATCATCATGCGGGTGATGGATGTGTTGCTTGCATTTCCCTCGCTGGTACTCTCCATGGCAATTGCGGCTTCCATCGGCAACGGACTGACGAGTGCCATGATTGCTGTAGGGATTGTAGGTATTCCCGAATTTGCCAGATTGATGTATGGGCAGACCGTATCCCTGCGCGAAAAGGAGTACGTTGAGGCCAGCAGAGCCATTGGTGTCAGAGACAGAGTGATTCTGTTTCGCCATATTTTGCCGAATGCTTTGGCACCGCTGTTGGTACAAGCCACGCTTGGTATGGGCTTTGCCATCCTGACGGCATCCAGTTTGAGCTTTCTCGGTCTTGGCGTCAAACCGCCTACAGCCGAATGGGGGGCCATGATCTCTGAAGGTCGGGAGTATATTATTTCTGGACAATGGTGGCTCGTGACATTCCCTGGACTGGCTATAGCCACATCCATTCTTGGCTTTAACCTGCTCGGAGATGGTTTCCGTGATGTACTGGACCCAAGGTTGCGTTCGGGAAAATAG